In Aspergillus nidulans FGSC A4 chromosome II, a single window of DNA contains:
- a CDS encoding bZIP transcription factor (transcript_id=CADANIAT00004579): MTSALEKKRLDKLARVRENQRKSRARRQDHLQDLERKVLSLQQELDRRDVEHRLAAQRLEAENKRLRDLHFFLGVPPNALEEYLRMVDNPVAAQKVAIPAIRRDPSEARSRVAEVKSEPSCSTEQSPRSESVPSQEPVIGACKPSANKNESQSRPQYDILRHRREAREPVQRSRTGRLRNPAKATKGVHPQQLRRSLQSAESGSISSLG, translated from the exons ATGACCTcagctttggagaagaag CGATTAGATAAACTCGCCCGTGTGAGGGAGAACCAGCGTAAGAGCAGAGCACGGAGACAGGATCATCTTCAGGACCTCGAGCGCAAAGTGCTCAGTCTCCAGCAAGAGCTCGATCGCAGGGACGTCGAGCACAGGCTGGCGGCCCAGAGATTAGAGGCTGAGAACAAGAGGCTGAGAGATCTGcatttcttcctcggcgtACCGCCTAATGCACTAGAGGAGTATCTGCGGATGGTCGACAATCCAGTTGCAGCTCAGAAAGTTGCTATTCCGGCAATTCGACGAGATCCGTCTGAGGCTCGGTCGCGAGTGGCGGAGGTGAAATCTGAGCCGTCTTGCTCGACTGAGCAGAGTCCTCGCAGCGAATCAGTCCCGAGCCAAGAACCTGTAATCGGTGCATGCAAGCCGAGCGCGAACAAGAACGAATCCCAGT CACGTCCTCAATACGACATTCTGCGCCATCGCCGAGAAGCTCGTGAACCAGTACAACGCTCGCGGACTGGACGTctcagaaatccagcaaaAGCTACGAAAGGGGTTCATCCGCAGCAACTCCGAAGAAGCCTGCAGAGTGCAGAATCAGGTTCTATTTCAAGTCTTGGATGA